A window from Chitinophaga filiformis encodes these proteins:
- a CDS encoding LacI family DNA-binding transcriptional regulator, with product MNNKVTIADIAKELNLTGATVSRALNNRKGTSEETRKLVQAAAEKMNYRRDRIAWSLRSGRTNIIGVIIPSAEINFFGSVVHGIESMANQHGYNVLIYQSNEQPEYEKKAIETFLSTRVDGILASIAKETMEFSHYLEIKERGVPLVFFDRANDSLNIPSVVVDDFKGAYFATDHLLKQGYKRIAHIAGQQHLKIFKDRLEGYKAALTDHGVPVEEALVYFGDVSIHAGRQAVQYFLSLPQPPDAVFAVEDFTALGAVKELKDKHIDIPGSFGVVGFANESFDEHITPSLSSIDQQTVEMGKEAFRLLMELIEGNGVVSQQTRTKIVLEPVTRFRQSSQKQ from the coding sequence TTGAATAATAAAGTCACCATAGCAGACATCGCTAAAGAGCTGAATTTAACGGGTGCTACTGTATCCCGCGCACTGAACAACCGCAAAGGCACCAGTGAAGAAACACGTAAGCTGGTGCAGGCTGCTGCAGAAAAAATGAATTACAGGCGGGACAGGATCGCCTGGTCACTCAGGTCCGGGCGTACCAACATCATCGGTGTGATCATTCCCAGTGCAGAAATCAACTTTTTCGGGTCCGTTGTACATGGTATTGAAAGCATGGCGAACCAGCATGGTTACAATGTGCTGATTTACCAGTCCAATGAACAGCCGGAATATGAGAAGAAGGCGATAGAGACCTTCCTGAGCACCCGTGTGGATGGTATTCTGGCGTCCATTGCCAAAGAGACGATGGAGTTCAGCCACTACCTGGAGATCAAGGAAAGAGGGGTGCCACTGGTGTTTTTTGACCGTGCTAATGACAGTCTCAATATCCCATCCGTCGTAGTTGACGACTTCAAGGGCGCTTATTTCGCTACCGATCACCTGTTGAAGCAGGGGTACAAGCGGATTGCCCATATTGCCGGGCAGCAGCATCTCAAGATCTTCAAGGATCGCCTGGAGGGGTATAAAGCAGCTTTAACAGATCATGGTGTTCCCGTAGAGGAAGCGCTTGTCTATTTCGGCGATGTTTCTATTCATGCCGGCCGTCAGGCTGTTCAATACTTTTTATCTTTACCTCAGCCGCCGGATGCTGTCTTTGCCGTAGAAGACTTTACGGCTTTGGGCGCGGTGAAGGAGTTGAAAGATAAGCATATCGATATTCCTGGGTCTTTCGGGGTTGTCGGATTTGCGAATGAGTCTTTTGACGAGCATATTACACCCAGTTTGTCGAGTATTGATCAGCAGACCGTAGAGATGGGGAAGGAGGCGTTCCGCCTGCTCATGGAATTGATCGAGGGTAATGGTGTGGTGAGTCAGCAGACGCGGACGAAAATTGTATTGGAGCCTGTGACGCGGTTCAGGCAGTCTTCTCAGAAACAGTGA
- a CDS encoding SDR family oxidoreductase: protein MELSLKGKTAVICGSTQGIGLATARELATLGAECILLARNRETLKAVVPTLATDHLQEHSYKVADFRDTQQVEQTIQQIAEQKTVHILVNNTSGPKTGPVMEADIHEFTDAFQQHLVINHILVQAVIAGMTAAGYGRIINIISTSVKAPLRNLGVSNTIRAAVANWAKTMAGELAPYGITVNNVLPGTTNTARLQAILEQNATRRNTTVATIEEELLNEIPMKRFADPKEIAAAAAFLATPAAGYITGTNICVDGGKTPVL from the coding sequence ATGGAACTATCGTTAAAGGGGAAAACCGCCGTTATCTGTGGAAGCACGCAGGGTATAGGATTGGCTACAGCCAGGGAACTGGCAACACTGGGTGCGGAATGCATCCTGCTGGCCAGGAACAGGGAAACGCTTAAAGCCGTTGTGCCCACACTGGCTACAGATCATTTGCAGGAACACAGTTACAAGGTAGCTGACTTCCGGGACACACAACAGGTGGAACAGACCATCCAGCAAATTGCAGAACAAAAAACGGTGCATATCCTGGTGAACAATACCAGCGGCCCTAAAACAGGCCCTGTAATGGAAGCTGATATTCACGAATTCACAGATGCCTTCCAGCAACACCTGGTCATCAATCATATACTTGTACAAGCTGTCATAGCCGGCATGACCGCTGCCGGCTATGGCCGCATTATCAATATCATTTCAACATCGGTAAAAGCACCGCTCCGGAACCTGGGCGTCTCCAATACCATCCGCGCAGCAGTGGCCAACTGGGCCAAAACCATGGCCGGCGAACTGGCGCCTTATGGCATTACCGTGAACAATGTCCTGCCCGGTACTACCAATACGGCCCGCCTGCAGGCCATCCTCGAACAGAATGCTACCAGGCGCAATACCACCGTGGCCACCATCGAAGAGGAACTGTTGAATGAGATACCCATGAAACGCTTTGCCGACCCGAAAGAAATTGCCGCAGCAGCTGCATTTCTGGCCACGCCGGCCGCCGGGTATATTACCGGTACCAACATCTGTGTAGACGGGGGAAAAACACCTGTGCTATAA
- a CDS encoding SusD/RagB family nutrient-binding outer membrane lipoprotein, which produces MKLVKYILGLAGAAVILSSCTKQLEDINKNPNESESVQPDYLLSNGIKTNVDTYWGTDASMETSLLYVQYWAKIQYTDPDRYIPAATSIQAVWNNFYAQGVADFTKLIELGDTLHNPNYKAVGIIMRSWIFQVLTDLYGDVPYKQTGKIEQYLTPEYDQQRDVYLGLLAELKTAAGLITPAENPIAGDILYNGNMLKWKKFANSLRLRIALRISDKEFNAAKAVFDEIGADNSNLITDNADNAQLIYLASPNQNPVAKNRETRNDYRISKSVVDKLNALNDPRLSIYGALPRDTNRIVGVTNGLPTDSASRLGFNKTSDIGAVFTATTAPAVLINAAELWFIKAEAAQVGLLSGDAAALYTQAVTTSLKQYNVSDLNVAAYLAQPSVVYNPANYKQSIGDQKWLALFGEGLEGFAEWRRLDYPKLPPAYAGTLGGKVPLRLTYPSSEQALNGVNYKAAVAHQGADQLTTRLWFDKE; this is translated from the coding sequence ATGAAATTAGTTAAATATATATTGGGTCTGGCAGGTGCAGCAGTGATACTGAGCAGTTGCACGAAACAGCTGGAAGACATCAATAAGAATCCGAATGAATCTGAAAGCGTACAGCCGGACTACCTGCTGAGCAACGGTATCAAAACCAATGTGGATACATACTGGGGCACTGATGCTTCTATGGAAACCAGCCTGCTGTATGTGCAGTATTGGGCAAAGATCCAGTATACTGATCCTGACAGGTATATTCCTGCAGCTACCAGTATTCAGGCCGTTTGGAACAACTTTTATGCACAGGGCGTAGCCGATTTTACCAAGCTCATAGAGCTGGGAGATACCCTACATAACCCGAACTATAAGGCGGTAGGTATCATCATGCGTTCATGGATCTTCCAGGTGCTGACAGATCTGTATGGCGATGTGCCTTACAAACAGACGGGCAAGATCGAGCAATACCTGACCCCTGAGTACGATCAGCAGCGTGACGTTTACCTGGGTCTCCTGGCAGAATTGAAAACAGCGGCGGGCCTGATCACGCCGGCTGAAAATCCGATAGCAGGCGATATTCTCTACAACGGCAACATGCTGAAGTGGAAGAAGTTTGCCAACTCGCTGAGACTGCGTATTGCCCTGCGTATCTCTGACAAAGAGTTTAACGCAGCAAAGGCTGTATTCGATGAAATAGGTGCTGACAACAGTAACCTGATCACAGACAATGCGGATAACGCACAACTGATCTACCTGGCATCTCCGAACCAGAACCCGGTAGCGAAGAACAGGGAAACGCGTAATGATTACAGGATCAGTAAGAGCGTGGTGGACAAGCTGAATGCACTGAATGATCCGCGGCTGTCTATCTATGGTGCATTACCAAGAGATACGAACAGGATCGTTGGTGTGACCAATGGTCTGCCGACGGATTCAGCATCCCGCCTGGGCTTCAACAAGACCTCCGATATAGGCGCCGTGTTCACTGCCACCACAGCCCCTGCGGTATTGATCAATGCGGCTGAGCTGTGGTTCATCAAAGCGGAAGCTGCGCAGGTTGGACTATTGTCAGGCGATGCAGCTGCCCTGTATACACAGGCGGTTACCACTTCGCTGAAGCAGTACAATGTAAGTGATCTGAATGTAGCCGCTTACCTGGCGCAACCTTCAGTAGTGTACAATCCGGCAAACTACAAACAATCCATCGGCGATCAGAAATGGCTGGCGCTGTTTGGAGAAGGACTGGAAGGGTTTGCAGAATGGCGCAGGCTGGACTATCCGAAGTTGCCGCCTGCATATGCAGGAACGCTGGGAGGTAAAGTGCCTTTGAGATTAACGTATCCCTCTTCGGAGCAGGCATTGAACGGGGTCAATTACAAGGCGGCAGTGGCTCACCAGGGCGCTGATCAGCTGACCACCCGTTTATGGTTTGACAAAGAGTAA
- a CDS encoding acyltransferase family protein, whose protein sequence is MSQATPQRFLPLDVFRGLTVCFMIIVNTPGWDTAYSILNHAKWHGCTPTDMVFPSFLFAVGNAMSFSMRKFSQLDNTTVLAKIFRRTILIFLLGYLMYWLPFVRHTDTGLEFIPISDTRILGVLQRIALCYCFASLLIHYLPKKAVWAVSALFLLGYWAIMYFFGDPADPYSLTGNAAIHFDKLILGESHMYHGEGIAFDPEGLLSTLPAIVNVIAGYYTGLFIQEHGKTGLGRKRLLQMGGLLILLALLWNTMFPINKKLWTSSYVLFTVGIDLWILAILIYVIDYKKQDRWTGFFTVFGKNPLFLYLLSEVLVIFLYFFQVGDMSVHRWINTYIFQAILPGKPGSLLFALLYMLLCWSVGKILDKKRIYIRV, encoded by the coding sequence ATGAGCCAAGCTACACCACAGCGCTTTTTACCGCTGGACGTTTTCAGGGGACTGACCGTATGTTTTATGATCATTGTGAATACGCCGGGATGGGACACGGCCTATTCCATTCTTAACCATGCAAAATGGCATGGCTGCACACCTACCGACATGGTATTCCCTTCCTTTCTCTTTGCCGTGGGAAATGCGATGAGCTTCAGCATGCGGAAGTTCTCACAGCTGGACAACACAACTGTGCTGGCCAAAATCTTCCGCCGCACCATCCTCATTTTCCTGCTGGGATACCTGATGTACTGGCTGCCCTTTGTACGGCATACCGATACCGGCCTGGAATTTATCCCTATCTCAGACACCCGCATCCTGGGTGTATTACAACGCATTGCCCTCTGTTACTGCTTTGCCTCCCTGCTGATACACTACCTGCCTAAAAAAGCGGTATGGGCAGTCAGCGCATTATTCTTACTCGGCTACTGGGCTATCATGTATTTCTTCGGCGATCCGGCAGATCCCTATAGCCTGACCGGTAATGCCGCAATACATTTCGATAAACTGATACTGGGCGAAAGCCACATGTATCATGGAGAAGGCATTGCATTCGACCCCGAAGGATTGTTAAGTACCCTGCCCGCAATTGTCAATGTCATTGCAGGTTACTATACAGGACTGTTTATCCAGGAACATGGTAAAACAGGCCTGGGCCGCAAGCGCCTGTTACAAATGGGCGGACTGCTGATATTGCTGGCTTTGTTGTGGAACACCATGTTCCCGATCAACAAAAAGCTCTGGACCAGCTCTTATGTGCTCTTTACCGTGGGAATTGACCTCTGGATCCTCGCAATACTGATCTATGTGATCGACTATAAAAAACAGGACCGCTGGACCGGCTTCTTCACCGTTTTCGGCAAAAACCCGCTGTTCCTCTATCTACTGTCTGAAGTACTTGTTATTTTCCTTTACTTCTTCCAGGTAGGCGATATGAGCGTGCACCGCTGGATCAACACCTACATTTTCCAGGCAATACTTCCCGGTAAACCAGGTTCCCTCCTGTTTGCCCTGCTATATATGCTGCTGTGCTGGTCTGTAGGCAAAATACTTGATAAAAAGCGTATATACATACGTGTTTAG